Proteins from one Mycolicibacter virginiensis genomic window:
- a CDS encoding class I SAM-dependent methyltransferase has translation MGAMEDPVESKVDARALNGVSETALMTLNGRAYQAAHSQAIIDDPEAIRLVESIAFDFDKFGRRGQEMALRSLAVDRCATAYLQEHPEATVVALAEGFQTSFWRLNSAIPDPRFDWLSVDLEPVMRLREQLLPPSPRITNLAQSALDYSWMDQVDYSAGVFITAEGLLMYLQPGQAMDLIAACAERFPGGQMFFDVPPTLVKKVAPRGMRSSRHYRVPPMPFSLSARQLAGLTQTVPGISAVHDVPIPKGRGLFFGTLFPAFWQWGPTKNFRGAYTLLEFA, from the coding sequence ATGGGCGCGATGGAGGATCCAGTCGAATCCAAAGTCGACGCCCGTGCGCTCAATGGTGTTTCGGAAACCGCCCTGATGACGCTCAACGGGCGGGCATATCAGGCCGCACACTCTCAGGCCATCATCGATGACCCGGAGGCGATTCGACTCGTCGAGTCCATCGCGTTCGACTTCGATAAGTTCGGACGTCGTGGCCAGGAGATGGCGCTACGGTCGCTGGCCGTTGATCGATGCGCGACGGCCTATCTGCAGGAGCACCCCGAGGCGACGGTTGTCGCGCTTGCCGAAGGCTTCCAAACCAGCTTCTGGCGTCTCAACAGTGCTATTCCTGATCCACGATTCGATTGGTTGTCAGTGGATTTGGAGCCGGTGATGCGGCTTCGCGAACAGTTGCTGCCACCGTCACCGCGCATCACCAACCTGGCGCAATCGGCGTTGGACTACAGCTGGATGGACCAGGTCGACTACAGCGCCGGCGTCTTCATCACCGCCGAAGGTCTGCTGATGTATCTGCAGCCGGGCCAGGCGATGGACCTCATCGCGGCATGCGCCGAACGTTTCCCTGGCGGTCAGATGTTCTTCGATGTCCCACCGACCCTGGTCAAGAAGGTGGCACCGCGCGGGATGCGATCATCGCGGCACTACCGTGTGCCCCCGATGCCGTTCAGCCTGTCGGCGCGTCAGCTCGCCGGGCTGACCCAGACGGTGCCGGGCATCAGCGCCGTGCACGATGTGCCGATACCCAAAGGGCGTGGCCTGTTCTTTGGAACCTTGTTTCCGGCCTTCTGGCAGTGGGGTCCCACGAAGAATTTTCGGGGCGCCTACACGCTGCTTGAGTTCGCCTGA
- a CDS encoding aldehyde dehydrogenase, producing MTGPLTQLLIDGALVAGGGGAFDTINPATEEAIGAAADGDAADLDRAIAAARTAFDSSDWGRDTALRVHCLRQLRDALNDEIETLREITIAEVGAPRSLTYRGQLQTPVDDLGFPAATAESYPWRVDLGVAAPMGITTARTLVREPFGVVGAITPWNFPHQTTFAKIGPALAAGNTVVLKPAPDTPWCAAEVGRIIAEKTDFPPGVVNIVTAADHRIGARLAEDPRVDVVSFTGSTATGRSVMNAAAQTIKKVFLELGGKSAFVVLDDADLSAACTAAASTVAMHAGQGCALTTRLLVPRQRYGEALDMVAAAMSRIAVGDPNDPKTLCGPLISAKQRDRVQSYLDLAIAEGGTFHCGGGRPAGLDRGFFIEPTVIGGLTNEARVAREEIFGPVLVVLAHDGDADALRIANDSPYGLSATVFGSVDRAARMASRLRAGTVNVNGGMWYSADVPFGGYKQSGVGREMGLAGFEEYLETKVVATAVPGAQH from the coding sequence GTGACCGGTCCGCTGACCCAGCTGCTGATCGACGGCGCGCTGGTCGCCGGTGGTGGGGGCGCTTTTGACACCATCAACCCGGCCACCGAGGAAGCCATCGGTGCGGCCGCCGACGGTGATGCCGCCGACCTCGACCGGGCTATCGCCGCCGCTCGGACGGCGTTCGACTCCTCGGACTGGGGCCGCGACACCGCATTGCGGGTGCACTGCCTGCGCCAGCTGCGCGACGCGCTCAACGATGAGATCGAGACGCTGCGTGAGATCACCATTGCCGAGGTCGGGGCGCCCCGGTCACTGACCTACCGCGGCCAGCTGCAGACTCCCGTCGATGACCTTGGTTTCCCGGCTGCCACCGCGGAGAGCTACCCCTGGCGGGTGGACCTCGGGGTGGCTGCTCCGATGGGTATCACCACCGCCCGCACCCTGGTGCGGGAGCCGTTCGGCGTGGTGGGGGCAATCACACCGTGGAACTTCCCGCACCAGACCACCTTTGCCAAGATCGGTCCGGCGCTGGCGGCGGGCAACACCGTCGTCCTCAAGCCGGCACCCGACACCCCCTGGTGTGCAGCCGAAGTCGGCCGGATCATCGCCGAGAAGACCGACTTTCCGCCCGGTGTTGTCAATATCGTCACGGCTGCCGACCATCGCATCGGTGCTCGGCTCGCCGAGGACCCCCGCGTCGACGTGGTGTCCTTCACCGGCTCGACCGCGACAGGTCGCTCGGTGATGAATGCTGCCGCGCAGACCATCAAGAAGGTCTTTCTGGAACTCGGCGGCAAGTCGGCGTTTGTGGTCCTCGATGACGCCGACCTGTCCGCCGCCTGCACGGCCGCCGCGTCGACGGTGGCGATGCACGCCGGTCAGGGGTGCGCCCTGACCACCCGGCTGCTGGTGCCGCGTCAACGCTACGGCGAGGCGCTCGACATGGTGGCTGCCGCGATGTCGCGGATCGCGGTGGGTGACCCCAACGATCCGAAAACACTGTGCGGACCGCTGATCTCGGCGAAGCAGCGAGATCGGGTGCAGTCGTATCTCGATCTGGCGATCGCCGAAGGCGGGACGTTTCACTGCGGTGGTGGCCGGCCGGCCGGCCTGGACCGGGGCTTCTTCATCGAGCCGACGGTGATCGGCGGGCTGACCAACGAAGCCCGGGTGGCCCGCGAAGAGATCTTCGGCCCGGTGTTGGTGGTGCTGGCCCACGACGGGGACGCCGACGCGCTGCGCATCGCCAATGACTCGCCGTACGGGCTGTCCGCCACGGTGTTCGGTTCTGTCGACCGCGCCGCCCGAATGGCGTCGCGACTGCGCGCCGGGACCGTCAACGTCAACGGCGGCATGTGGTACTCCGCCGACGTACCGTTCGGGGGCTACAAGCAGTCCGGAGTCGGCCGGGAGATGGGACTGGCGGGCTTCGAGGAATACCTCGAGACCAAAGTGGTGGCCACCGCGGTGCCTGGGGCGCAACACTGA
- a CDS encoding LLM class flavin-dependent oxidoreductase, protein MPLLSALRLNMTNAPGAGNAERYRAALEMASYADANGVTAIGCEEHHLAATGWLPAPLLMAAAVAGCTTNIRISINALLIPLYAPVRLAEDIAVLDQLSAGRVSFVAGMGYRPEEYHAAGKDFRRRGRLMDECLEVLLRSWGDEPFEYHGQLIDVTPKPYTKPHPVFFIGGMSTAAARRAARFGLPFSPPMPMPEIEAVYREELARNGKQGFVFSPENGNTVTHLTTDPEAAWARCGEHFLHEATEYSSWAVPEVPRPNESPTDTIDELRSSAKIEVLTPDELVAQCRAGRTGVTLHPLIGGLPLDEGWESLRLLVERVLPALKP, encoded by the coding sequence ATGCCATTACTAAGCGCCTTGCGCCTGAACATGACGAACGCCCCCGGTGCCGGAAATGCCGAGCGGTACCGGGCCGCGTTGGAGATGGCGTCCTATGCCGACGCCAACGGCGTCACCGCGATCGGTTGCGAAGAACATCATCTCGCGGCCACCGGCTGGCTGCCCGCGCCGCTGTTGATGGCCGCCGCCGTCGCTGGATGCACCACCAATATCCGCATCAGCATCAACGCACTGTTGATACCGCTCTACGCCCCGGTGCGCCTCGCCGAGGACATCGCAGTGCTCGATCAGCTGTCCGCCGGACGGGTCAGCTTCGTCGCCGGAATGGGTTACCGCCCAGAGGAATACCACGCTGCGGGTAAGGACTTCCGGCGGCGGGGCCGCCTGATGGACGAATGCCTCGAGGTGCTGCTCAGATCCTGGGGCGACGAGCCTTTCGAATACCACGGTCAGCTGATCGATGTGACACCCAAGCCCTACACCAAGCCGCATCCGGTGTTCTTCATCGGCGGGATGAGCACGGCAGCCGCCCGTCGAGCGGCCCGGTTCGGTTTGCCGTTCTCGCCGCCGATGCCCATGCCCGAGATCGAAGCGGTGTATCGGGAGGAACTGGCACGCAACGGAAAACAGGGCTTCGTGTTCAGCCCCGAGAACGGCAATACCGTGACTCATCTGACCACCGACCCCGAGGCCGCGTGGGCCCGATGTGGTGAGCATTTCCTGCACGAGGCAACCGAATACAGCTCGTGGGCGGTGCCAGAGGTGCCTCGCCCCAACGAGAGTCCGACCGACACGATCGACGAGCTGCGCTCGTCGGCCAAGATCGAGGTGCTGACCCCTGATGAGCTCGTCGCGCAGTGTCGCGCCGGCCGCACCGGGGTGACCCTGCACCCGCTGATCGGCGGGCTGCCGCTCGACGAAGGCTGGGAGAGCCTGCGGCTGCTGGTCGAACGGGTGCTGCCGGCACTGAAACCCTAG